In one Methylocaldum szegediense genomic region, the following are encoded:
- a CDS encoding IS1595-like element ISMsz1 family transposase, translating into MPMNRVQFQKGLSLAEFLAQYGREEQCEAALEALRWPEDFRCPACGGAHHTAFERSGRKYWQCGHCRKQTTLTAGTIFEATKLPLSTWFLAMYLLTQAKNNVSALELMRHLGVCYRTAWLVKHKLIQVMAEQEADRQLTGRVEIDDAYLGGERSGKRGRGCENKVSFVMAVQTTDDGHPWFVRLDPLPFTQQAIADSAQRALAPSTYALTDGLSGFRSVHQVIAGHQRLILGSGRPSAQHPAFRWVNTLLSNLKTALSGTYHAIKFRKYAKRYLAEFQYRFNRRFDLKILLRRLARAAMLTQPRAEWRLRLADVHR; encoded by the coding sequence ATGCCGATGAACCGAGTGCAATTTCAAAAGGGGTTGTCGTTGGCCGAGTTTCTGGCCCAATACGGCCGTGAAGAGCAATGCGAAGCGGCACTGGAAGCCCTACGCTGGCCGGAGGATTTCCGCTGCCCAGCCTGTGGTGGCGCGCACCACACGGCGTTCGAACGGAGCGGGCGAAAATACTGGCAATGCGGGCACTGCCGAAAGCAAACGACGCTGACCGCTGGGACGATCTTCGAAGCGACCAAGCTGCCGCTCTCTACCTGGTTTCTGGCGATGTATCTCCTGACCCAGGCCAAGAACAATGTCTCAGCACTGGAATTGATGCGTCATCTCGGAGTGTGTTATCGCACCGCCTGGCTGGTGAAACATAAGCTGATCCAGGTGATGGCGGAGCAGGAAGCGGATCGACAATTGACCGGGCGGGTCGAGATTGACGATGCTTACCTGGGCGGTGAACGGTCCGGGAAACGCGGACGGGGTTGCGAAAACAAAGTCAGCTTTGTGATGGCGGTACAAACCACGGACGACGGTCACCCATGGTTTGTGCGCCTTGATCCCCTGCCGTTCACCCAGCAGGCGATCGCGGACTCGGCCCAACGCGCCTTGGCCCCGTCGACCTACGCCCTCACCGATGGCCTGAGCGGGTTTCGGAGCGTGCACCAGGTCATCGCGGGGCATCAACGCCTGATTCTGGGCTCTGGGCGGCCATCGGCCCAACATCCGGCGTTTCGTTGGGTCAACACGCTGTTGAGCAACCTGAAGACCGCCCTTTCCGGCACCTATCATGCGATCAAATTTAGGAAATATGCCAAGCGATATCTGGCCGAGTTCCAATATCGTTTCAATCGGCGTTTCGATCTCAAAATTCTGCTTCGACGGCTGGCCCGTGCTGCGATGTTGACTCAACCCCGAGCCGAGTGGCGACTTCGCTTGGCTGACGTTCATCGCTAA
- the coaD gene encoding pantetheine-phosphate adenylyltransferase — MIITAIYPGTFDPITNGHVDLVTRAARIFDRVVVAVAENKNKAPLFSLDERVELARASLQDVGNVEVIGFDTLLVNCAKKCGATVILRGLRAVSDFEFEFQLAGMNRHLCAELETMFLTPSEKYAFISSSVIREIAKFGGDVSSFVPDLVREALIAKYANFQ, encoded by the coding sequence ATGATCATAACCGCAATCTATCCCGGAACTTTCGATCCGATCACCAACGGTCATGTCGACCTGGTAACGCGGGCTGCCCGCATTTTCGATCGAGTGGTCGTTGCAGTGGCGGAAAATAAGAATAAGGCACCTTTATTCAGCTTGGACGAGCGGGTGGAATTGGCACGTGCTTCGTTGCAGGACGTGGGAAACGTCGAAGTTATAGGATTCGACACGCTCCTGGTGAACTGCGCGAAAAAATGCGGTGCTACCGTGATTCTTCGTGGACTTCGCGCGGTCTCGGATTTCGAGTTCGAATTTCAACTGGCCGGCATGAACCGTCATCTCTGCGCGGAACTGGAGACGATGTTTTTAACGCCGAGCGAAAAATACGCCTTCATTTCGTCATCGGTGATTCGTGAAATTGCTAAATTCGGCGGAGACGTGTCAAGTTTCGTGCCGGACCTGGTGCGAGAGGCATTGATCGCAAAATACGCCAATTTTCAGTGA
- a CDS encoding M16 family metallopeptidase, whose amino-acid sequence MSVKHVCQCLVFLFVLISAPVHAVPEIQHWVSAQGGRVYFVRTEGLPLLDVKIVFDAGSARDGEKFGLAALTSGMLDTGAGDWDADAIAQRLENVGASLSTGVSRDSAWLSLRSLTHPEKLAVVLETAREILAHPRFDQKDFEREKNRTLLAIKQRGEEPDELVEIAFFQALYGDHPYAHPQEGFTETVTPLTREDLVDFHKRFYVASNAIVVIVGEVTRADAESIAEKLLSGLEKGTAPPALPSPTPVKAAGVIKQQFPSEQTHVRAGILGLAANDPDYFPLYVGNHILGGSGLVSRISEEVREKRGLSYSAYSYFMPLREVGPFEMGLQTRNDKAEVALRVALDTIKNFVANGPTDKELEAAKKNIVGGFVLRLDSNRKLTEQVAAVAFYNRPLDYLAKFTEKVQAVTREDIKRAFRSRIDPDKIQTVLVGGGAR is encoded by the coding sequence ATGTCCGTTAAACACGTGTGCCAATGCCTCGTATTTCTGTTTGTGCTGATCAGCGCACCGGTCCACGCCGTGCCGGAAATCCAGCACTGGGTCTCCGCGCAGGGCGGCCGTGTCTACTTCGTGCGGACCGAAGGTCTGCCGCTGCTGGATGTCAAGATCGTGTTCGACGCCGGCAGCGCCCGCGACGGCGAAAAATTTGGTCTCGCGGCTCTCACCTCCGGCATGCTCGATACCGGTGCGGGTGATTGGGATGCCGATGCCATTGCCCAGCGGCTTGAGAACGTTGGTGCATCCCTCAGTACCGGCGTTTCTCGGGATTCGGCCTGGTTGTCGCTGCGTAGTCTGACCCATCCTGAAAAGCTCGCGGTCGTCCTGGAAACGGCTCGGGAAATCCTCGCTCATCCCCGCTTCGACCAGAAAGACTTCGAGCGGGAAAAAAACCGGACGTTGCTCGCAATCAAGCAGCGCGGCGAGGAACCGGACGAACTCGTCGAAATCGCGTTTTTTCAGGCACTCTATGGAGATCATCCGTACGCGCATCCACAGGAAGGGTTTACTGAAACCGTAACGCCCTTGACCCGGGAGGATCTGGTCGATTTCCACAAGCGTTTCTACGTGGCGAGCAATGCCATCGTCGTGATCGTGGGCGAGGTGACTCGAGCGGACGCGGAGTCCATCGCCGAAAAATTGCTGTCGGGACTCGAGAAAGGCACCGCTCCGCCGGCGCTGCCGTCGCCTACACCGGTCAAGGCGGCCGGAGTCATCAAGCAGCAATTCCCGTCCGAGCAGACCCACGTGCGTGCGGGAATTCTGGGGTTGGCGGCGAATGATCCCGACTATTTCCCACTTTACGTAGGCAATCACATCCTGGGTGGCAGCGGCCTGGTTTCGCGCATCAGCGAAGAGGTCCGGGAGAAGCGCGGCCTCTCCTACAGCGCCTATAGCTATTTCATGCCGCTTCGGGAGGTCGGGCCGTTCGAGATGGGGCTCCAGACCCGCAACGACAAGGCTGAGGTAGCCCTGCGCGTGGCCTTGGACACCATCAAGAATTTCGTGGCGAACGGCCCGACCGACAAAGAGTTGGAGGCGGCTAAGAAAAATATCGTTGGCGGTTTCGTCTTGCGCTTGGACAGCAATCGGAAACTTACCGAGCAGGTGGCCGCCGTCGCGTTTTACAATCGTCCTCTGGATTACCTCGCCAAGTTTACCGAGAAGGTGCAGGCAGTGACCCGTGAGGATATCAAGCGGGCTTTCCGGTCGAGGATCGATCCGGACAAGATCCAGACAGTACTGGTCGGTGGCGGAGCAAGGTGA
- a CDS encoding STM4504/CBY_0614 family protein, translating to MCFKVIQKHIARKNSYRVYTIRQIEPAHAVTELNERFKEHGVGYQFESGEIIRVDSRFLHAEAVKPTLALLRDKDFEGANEEFLKAHEHYRHGRYKECLVEALKAFESTMKTICTLRDWPTSPTDTAKNLIATCMSNGLFPAYFDSQFSSIRSLLENGIPTLRNKNGGHGQGTSPFAVPEYLARYTLNLTATTILFLVEAHQATK from the coding sequence TTGTGCTTCAAGGTTATTCAGAAGCATATCGCGCGGAAAAACTCCTACCGAGTTTACACCATACGACAAATCGAGCCCGCCCACGCGGTAACGGAGCTTAATGAGCGCTTTAAAGAACACGGAGTTGGCTATCAGTTTGAGTCAGGCGAGATTATTCGTGTTGACTCGCGTTTCCTGCATGCGGAAGCGGTCAAACCTACGCTAGCACTTCTGCGCGACAAGGATTTCGAAGGAGCAAACGAAGAGTTCCTAAAAGCCCACGAGCACTATCGCCACGGGCGTTACAAGGAATGCCTCGTAGAAGCTTTAAAGGCATTCGAAAGTACAATGAAAACTATCTGTACTCTTCGTGACTGGCCGACAAGTCCGACAGATACAGCGAAGAACCTTATAGCCACCTGCATGAGCAACGGCCTTTTCCCTGCCTATTTCGATTCACAGTTCTCATCTATTCGGTCGTTGCTCGAAAATGGCATACCAACTTTGCGAAACAAGAACGGTGGTCACGGACAAGGCACATCGCCGTTCGCAGTGCCGGAATACTTAGCTCGATATACGCTGAACCTCACTGCTACGACCATCCTCTTCTTGGTCGAAGCGCATCAAGCTACGAAATAG
- a CDS encoding YfhL family 4Fe-4S dicluster ferredoxin — protein MALIITDECINCDVCEPECPNGAISQGEEIYEINPSLCTECVGHFDTPQCMEVCPVDCIQKDPDYVEDRDSLYEKYLALTKGSGAA, from the coding sequence ATGGCTTTGATTATCACCGACGAATGTATCAACTGTGATGTATGCGAGCCCGAGTGCCCGAACGGCGCTATCTCACAGGGTGAAGAAATCTATGAAATCAACCCCTCGCTTTGCACCGAGTGCGTCGGACATTTCGACACTCCGCAATGCATGGAAGTTTGTCCGGTGGACTGCATCCAGAAGGATCCGGATTATGTGGAAGACCGCGATTCCCTGTACGAGAAATATTTGGCTTTGACCAAAGGGTCGGGCGCGGCATGA
- a CDS encoding M16 family metallopeptidase, protein MQFRGLRLALLVLPLSLHAAEPAVHEFRLDNGLKLLVQEDHRAPAVVTQVWYKVGASYEHGGITGISHMLEHMMFKGTEKHPPGEFSRIIAANGGRENAFTGQDYTAYFQTLEKTKLPVSFELEADRMRNLVLTEKEFEKEQQVVLEERRLRTDDQPRAKMEEHFEAVAYTNSPYKNPVIGWPDDISGLTVDDLKAWYELWYAPNNATVVVVGDVNPQEVFAQAKKYFGPLKPSKLPVVKPRGEVEQLGMRRIIVRQPAKLPYLVMGYKTPALRTVGEEDWEAYALEVAAGILDGGNSARLSSRLVRGHQIAASAGAGYHLYSRLSNLFTLEGTPAQGKTLQALEKAFGEEIRRLQEEPIPAEELERVKAQVLAHHIYQRDSMFYQAMQLGATETVGLGWQTVREYVDKVNAVTAEQVQKVAQKYLIDDRLTVGYLEPLPLPEGAKAPEEAAPMGGDHVR, encoded by the coding sequence ATGCAGTTTCGCGGACTCCGTCTTGCCTTGCTGGTTCTACCGCTTTCGCTTCATGCTGCTGAGCCTGCGGTTCATGAGTTCCGGCTGGATAACGGGTTGAAGCTTTTGGTCCAGGAAGACCACCGTGCGCCGGCAGTCGTCACGCAGGTCTGGTACAAAGTGGGCGCAAGTTATGAACATGGCGGCATCACCGGCATTTCGCACATGCTCGAACACATGATGTTCAAGGGTACCGAAAAACATCCGCCGGGCGAATTCTCGCGTATTATCGCAGCAAACGGAGGTCGAGAAAACGCTTTCACCGGGCAAGACTATACCGCCTATTTCCAGACTTTGGAAAAAACTAAGCTTCCGGTCAGCTTCGAACTGGAAGCCGACCGTATGCGGAATCTCGTTCTAACCGAGAAGGAGTTCGAAAAAGAGCAGCAAGTTGTTCTGGAAGAACGCCGGCTGCGTACAGACGACCAACCGCGCGCCAAGATGGAAGAGCATTTTGAGGCTGTCGCCTATACCAACAGCCCTTACAAGAATCCGGTCATCGGCTGGCCGGATGACATCAGCGGATTAACCGTCGACGATCTCAAGGCGTGGTACGAGCTCTGGTACGCGCCGAACAATGCTACGGTGGTCGTGGTGGGCGATGTGAATCCGCAGGAGGTTTTCGCGCAGGCCAAGAAATACTTCGGCCCACTGAAACCCAGCAAGCTGCCGGTGGTCAAGCCGCGGGGTGAGGTCGAGCAATTGGGCATGCGCCGCATCATTGTTCGTCAGCCGGCCAAGCTGCCGTATCTTGTGATGGGTTACAAGACACCCGCCTTGCGGACGGTAGGGGAAGAGGATTGGGAGGCTTATGCCTTAGAGGTAGCGGCCGGTATTCTGGACGGCGGGAACAGCGCACGGCTATCTAGCCGTCTGGTGCGTGGGCATCAGATTGCCGCATCCGCAGGGGCGGGCTACCATCTTTATTCTCGCTTGTCGAATTTGTTCACGCTGGAGGGGACGCCCGCCCAAGGTAAGACCTTGCAGGCTTTGGAAAAAGCTTTCGGCGAGGAAATCCGCCGTCTTCAGGAGGAACCGATTCCCGCTGAAGAGTTAGAGCGAGTCAAGGCGCAAGTGCTGGCTCACCACATTTATCAGAGAGATTCCATGTTTTATCAGGCTATGCAACTCGGCGCGACGGAAACCGTTGGATTGGGCTGGCAAACCGTCCGGGAATACGTGGACAAGGTCAATGCTGTGACTGCTGAACAGGTCCAAAAGGTCGCCCAGAAATACCTGATCGATGACCGACTGACCGTGGGGTATCTGGAGCCGTTGCCATTGCCCGAAGGGGCGAAAGCGCCGGAAGAGGCTGCACCGATGGGGGGCGACCATGTCCGTTAA
- the cyoE gene encoding heme o synthase yields the protein MNSTTHIESTHAVSWRTYLALCKLKVVGHIVFTAVIGMFLAVPGLPPLVVSLWASLGIGLAAASAAALNHFLDRRADAEMVRTQNRPLPSGHVQPNQVVIFAAILGTLSMAILLLFVNALTALLTFLSLIGYAFIYTVYLKRATPQNIVIGGAAGAAPPVLGWCAVTGEVHPYALLLFLLIFTWTPPHFWAYAIAKRDDYAKVNIPMLPITHGVEVTQLHILLYTILLVIVSLFPYLTGMSGFLYLGAAVGFGAGFLYYAIRLKRTADNKLAMKTFGYSLVYLVGIFSALLIDHYVPLIASLPR from the coding sequence ATGAACTCGACGACTCATATCGAATCCACGCATGCCGTTTCCTGGAGAACTTATCTCGCCCTGTGCAAGCTCAAGGTCGTCGGCCATATCGTGTTCACCGCTGTGATCGGCATGTTTTTGGCCGTTCCGGGACTACCTCCATTGGTCGTTTCGCTATGGGCGAGCCTTGGGATCGGTCTCGCCGCCGCGTCAGCCGCCGCCCTCAACCATTTCCTGGACCGCCGCGCAGACGCCGAAATGGTGCGCACCCAGAACCGCCCGCTGCCTTCAGGGCACGTTCAGCCGAACCAGGTGGTGATCTTCGCCGCCATTCTGGGCACACTCTCGATGGCGATTCTGTTGCTGTTCGTAAACGCGCTAACCGCGCTTCTGACCTTCCTTTCGCTGATCGGCTACGCGTTCATCTACACGGTTTATCTGAAACGCGCGACGCCGCAGAACATCGTGATCGGCGGCGCGGCGGGCGCCGCCCCTCCAGTTCTCGGGTGGTGCGCCGTGACCGGCGAGGTGCATCCGTACGCCCTGTTGCTGTTTCTGCTGATCTTCACGTGGACCCCGCCCCATTTCTGGGCCTATGCGATCGCAAAGCGCGATGATTACGCCAAGGTGAACATCCCCATGCTGCCCATAACCCACGGTGTGGAGGTCACGCAGCTGCATATCCTGCTCTATACCATATTGCTGGTAATCGTGAGCCTCTTCCCGTATCTCACCGGCATGAGCGGTTTTCTTTACCTCGGGGCTGCCGTGGGGTTCGGAGCCGGCTTCCTGTACTACGCAATTCGCCTCAAAAGAACGGCTGACAACAAGCTGGCCATGAAAACGTTCGGCTATTCGCTGGTCTATCTGGTCGGGATTTTTTCAGCCTTGTTGATTGATCATTACGTGCCGCTCATCGCAAGTCTGCCCCGATAG
- the rsmD gene encoding 16S rRNA (guanine(966)-N(2))-methyltransferase RsmD, which yields MKNELRIIGGRFRSRKLKFPNAPGLRPTPDRVRETLFNWLRNDIEGARCLDLYAGSGALGFEAASRGAAKVVLVERDAAVCKALERNRALLNAEAVDVIQADTERFLSGTGQPFDVVFLDPPFREGLVVPCCRVLEENGWLSPRAKIYVEAESGLRLLGLPGNWRVLREGKAGEVGYHLYERMFSGPCS from the coding sequence GTGAAGAATGAGCTCCGCATTATCGGCGGTCGTTTCCGCAGCCGTAAACTCAAGTTTCCGAACGCGCCCGGGCTCCGGCCGACGCCGGACCGGGTGCGGGAAACGCTGTTCAACTGGTTACGAAACGACATCGAAGGCGCGCGCTGCCTCGATCTCTATGCGGGCAGCGGCGCGCTCGGATTCGAAGCCGCTTCCCGTGGTGCTGCCAAAGTCGTACTGGTGGAACGGGATGCGGCAGTATGCAAAGCTCTCGAACGAAATCGCGCGTTATTGAACGCTGAGGCCGTGGACGTCATTCAAGCGGACACGGAGCGCTTCTTGTCGGGAACGGGACAGCCGTTCGACGTGGTTTTTCTCGATCCGCCTTTCCGCGAGGGTCTGGTCGTTCCGTGCTGCCGGGTATTGGAGGAGAATGGTTGGCTCTCGCCCCGCGCTAAAATCTACGTGGAAGCGGAAAGCGGTCTTCGACTCCTAGGTCTTCCGGGCAATTGGCGAGTCTTGCGAGAAGGCAAGGCGGGCGAAGTCGGCTACCATTTATATGAGCGCATGTTTTCCGGTCCATGCTCATGA
- a CDS encoding AbiJ-NTD4 domain-containing protein yields the protein MGVVELFSKRQKRARGEMPDVYVYDTLPQSLRVQIIYIIRDAFGVDKDRYRSNHAVQAYKSVHQILCREYGVFTLIKSPKSDQDAIFNFFPD from the coding sequence GTGGGAGTCGTCGAACTTTTCTCTAAGCGGCAGAAGCGTGCTCGCGGCGAAATGCCTGATGTCTACGTCTACGATACTCTGCCGCAATCGCTGCGGGTGCAGATCATTTACATCATTCGAGATGCATTCGGCGTCGATAAGGATAGATACCGCTCAAATCACGCTGTACAAGCGTACAAGTCTGTCCACCAGATCCTCTGTAGGGAATATGGCGTGTTCACGCTGATCAAGTCTCCTAAATCAGACCAGGACGCCATCTTCAATTTCTTTCCTGATTAG
- a CDS encoding Lon protease family protein: MPNFRQIPGLAPEDLKMRVRVENLPFATTEDLEPFRGMLGQTRAQTAIAFGVAMQRPGYNIYVMGEAGTGRLSLVTQYLKARAREQPAPNDWAYINNFDDPRKPFALQLPPQQGKSLLADIETLVDNLLATFPATFENPAYQRRKTAIDREVKQRYDEALDKVERRAKDLRIALFRDGDTVVFSPLINGKPADEDDFATLPDAEKTRFHNHVRELENYLDELLSEMPQWKRESINRLRELDKSTIDEAIEPLLAGLQQKYADQPTVLQYLADIRRSLPRFVAEHLTEDRGHEPHEEAAKRAILMAQFAPRLLVSHGPDAGAPVIYEANPNHPNLFGRLEYVNEQGTLTTHYQLIYPGAMHLANGGYLIVEAEKVLAEPRVWPTLKRTLKTRQLRIELPREDQPPVAPTLDPDVIPLSVKLVLIGSRELYYFLQAMDPEFNELFRVLAEFDDDFPLTSASLLDFARLVKTHAEADGFKPLTADAVARLIEFSSRQAEHQERLSARVHDVFELVAEAEQFRALEGAEMISERHVQKALAAKEERLGRLSRVLLEDMLNDTILIDTDGDAVGRINGLTILEIGDVRFGMPARITATVYPGSRGVVDVEREVELGQAIHSKGIMILAGYLGHKYASEFPLAVSANIALEQSYGYVDGDSAALAELCALISALTGIPLAQGFAVTGSINQYGEVQTVGGVNEKIEGFFRLCEARGLSGRQGVIIPKANVRNLMLKDDVVEAVRRREFVIHAVSSVDQTVELLTGQKADDVNRLAVAKLQQMAKHAERKP, encoded by the coding sequence ATGCCTAACTTTCGCCAAATTCCCGGCCTGGCGCCGGAAGACCTCAAAATGCGCGTTCGCGTGGAGAACCTGCCCTTCGCCACTACCGAAGACCTGGAACCGTTCCGAGGCATGCTCGGACAAACCCGCGCCCAAACCGCCATCGCCTTCGGAGTCGCCATGCAACGACCGGGGTACAACATCTATGTCATGGGCGAAGCCGGTACTGGGCGTCTTTCACTCGTGACCCAGTACCTCAAGGCGCGGGCTCGCGAACAGCCGGCTCCGAACGATTGGGCTTATATCAACAATTTCGACGACCCGCGCAAACCGTTCGCCTTGCAACTTCCTCCGCAACAAGGGAAATCCTTGCTCGCCGACATCGAAACGCTGGTCGACAACCTGCTCGCAACCTTTCCGGCTACCTTTGAGAATCCGGCCTATCAAAGACGTAAAACGGCCATAGACCGGGAGGTAAAACAACGCTACGACGAGGCACTCGATAAAGTCGAACGGCGCGCGAAAGACCTCAGGATCGCCCTCTTCCGTGACGGCGACACAGTCGTGTTCAGCCCTTTAATCAACGGCAAGCCGGCAGATGAAGACGACTTCGCCACCCTACCGGATGCCGAAAAAACCCGCTTCCACAACCATGTCCGGGAACTCGAGAACTATCTCGATGAACTCCTTTCGGAAATGCCGCAATGGAAACGCGAAAGCATCAACCGACTTCGGGAACTCGACAAATCGACCATAGACGAAGCCATAGAACCGCTATTGGCTGGCCTGCAGCAAAAATACGCCGACCAGCCCACAGTGTTGCAGTACCTCGCGGACATACGCCGCAGCCTGCCTCGCTTCGTCGCTGAACATCTGACTGAAGACCGTGGGCACGAGCCTCACGAGGAGGCGGCGAAACGCGCGATCTTGATGGCGCAGTTTGCGCCCCGGCTATTGGTCAGCCACGGCCCCGATGCCGGCGCACCCGTGATCTACGAGGCGAATCCCAACCATCCCAACCTCTTTGGCCGCCTCGAATACGTCAACGAACAAGGCACTCTGACCACGCATTACCAGTTGATTTATCCCGGCGCGATGCACTTGGCCAACGGCGGCTATTTGATCGTCGAAGCCGAGAAAGTGCTCGCCGAACCTCGTGTCTGGCCGACCTTGAAGCGAACGCTCAAGACCCGACAGCTCCGGATTGAGCTTCCCAGAGAAGACCAGCCTCCTGTCGCGCCGACGCTCGATCCGGACGTGATTCCGCTGTCCGTCAAGCTCGTGCTGATCGGCTCACGCGAGCTTTATTACTTTCTGCAAGCCATGGACCCGGAGTTCAACGAACTCTTTCGGGTTCTCGCGGAATTCGACGACGATTTCCCGCTCACATCCGCATCGTTGCTCGATTTTGCTCGGTTGGTCAAAACTCACGCCGAAGCCGACGGGTTCAAACCTCTGACTGCGGATGCCGTTGCCCGGCTGATCGAGTTCAGCTCGCGACAGGCAGAACACCAGGAACGCCTTTCCGCGCGGGTGCACGACGTGTTTGAACTCGTTGCAGAAGCGGAGCAATTCCGCGCGCTGGAAGGCGCTGAAATGATCAGCGAACGACATGTCCAGAAAGCGCTTGCTGCGAAGGAAGAACGGCTCGGCCGACTTAGCCGCGTTCTGCTCGAGGACATGCTGAACGACACTATTCTGATCGACACCGACGGCGACGCCGTCGGCCGAATCAATGGCCTGACCATCTTAGAAATCGGGGACGTACGATTTGGGATGCCGGCACGCATCACTGCCACCGTTTATCCCGGCAGCCGCGGCGTGGTTGACGTCGAACGGGAGGTCGAACTCGGACAAGCCATCCACTCCAAAGGCATCATGATTCTTGCGGGGTATCTCGGCCATAAGTACGCCTCGGAGTTTCCACTGGCCGTCTCCGCCAATATTGCTCTGGAGCAATCTTACGGCTACGTCGATGGCGACAGTGCGGCCCTCGCCGAATTGTGCGCCCTAATTTCGGCGCTGACCGGCATACCGCTCGCGCAAGGTTTCGCCGTCACCGGCTCCATCAACCAATACGGAGAAGTACAGACCGTAGGCGGCGTCAACGAAAAAATCGAGGGTTTCTTTCGCTTGTGCGAAGCACGAGGGCTTTCCGGAAGACAAGGCGTCATCATTCCCAAAGCCAATGTCCGCAACCTGATGCTGAAGGACGATGTGGTCGAGGCCGTACGCCGCCGCGAGTTCGTCATTCACGCGGTGAGTTCAGTGGACCAGACCGTGGAATTGCTGACCGGACAAAAAGCCGATGACGTCAATCGCCTCGCCGTAGCCAAACTACAGCAGATGGCGAAACACGCGGAACGAAAACCTTAG